Proteins encoded by one window of Novipirellula artificiosorum:
- a CDS encoding outer membrane protein assembly factor BamB family protein, translating to MKNLLKSILAQACIALISAYGAGVKYELTVHGAELTIHGADGTGTYPQGKEVPLILNNTPEGREFMTWSGGGGYVRDVYSSKTSVLIPARDLCIKAIYRDEESCGISDLDQIRQEVRSSATTESNVRSRHAALRRWWRLLWRQGYDMRVFDTSSWTLLSSGESTPQMIQAIDRGFAILEHLFANPVLIAEVTGAADVVDQDAQSESGLRRTNWPFYHGVDGAQTGYSPDIGPSNGKLAWRFPKLNQVPPSPPILRDGRVTISTLNYCFDELTGERIDAKRTQIDASSSGEQKVKAKNYGDRIALFEDGKILWEQNLGTELRGEPTVYSERLYAGNSKGELFALDRRDGNVLWSYETDEKTEAAYQYYSAPAESGDRLYVGGAGSMVYCLDAVKGRLLWKHKVSDWIRSKPLVLGDLVYVATLDGYLYGLRDGGSQAKEIRKVKVNEHGFTTDLAGSDKGILAAGKDMILYSVFPDTFFLNWKHGIVDGAWVDGNFYRIKLEGGPPSLTVADGIVYCGGKDQFVHALNAETGREIWRFETGGKLGAAVTVVENMVVFGVYGGKGVYYALDKDTGNQIWKTEEYGNVWVGAQYNAGKLFFGNMHGMMYGADAASGKMIWSFDTAKDTGKENWRNMNKRGHGWPPGIYPVPVADANKVYTGSWSGYYFAFDQETGEMVWRTQTNNGNLNGGLPDSAAPVLWGNHVYVQKTGNILAALNRETGTIEWEWTAPKGYGQNGTVAAHDNKIFGTYFDGGRAFPINATVIAFDDVAQGSAELWRYRGGGGLTAPVITDGKLINVSSADPFMVCLDPDDGSVIWRIFTGGVMLEGVPAIYGNKVYAHFDTDWIYAIE from the coding sequence ATGAAAAATCTTCTGAAATCAATTCTTGCACAGGCATGCATCGCCCTGATCTCTGCCTACGGTGCGGGTGTCAAATATGAACTTACGGTACACGGAGCTGAACTCACGATACACGGAGCAGATGGAACGGGAACCTATCCTCAGGGAAAAGAAGTACCCTTGATTCTGAATAATACCCCCGAAGGCAGGGAGTTCATGACGTGGAGTGGTGGTGGTGGATATGTGCGTGATGTCTATTCCTCGAAAACGAGTGTTCTGATTCCCGCAAGAGATTTATGCATCAAAGCTATCTATCGCGATGAGGAAAGTTGCGGCATTTCCGACCTTGACCAGATCCGGCAAGAAGTGCGGTCCTCCGCAACGACCGAATCCAATGTCCGCTCCCGTCATGCAGCCCTTCGCCGTTGGTGGCGTCTATTATGGAGACAGGGATATGATATGCGCGTTTTCGACACAAGCTCCTGGACACTGCTGTCGAGTGGGGAAAGTACCCCGCAAATGATCCAGGCAATCGATCGGGGTTTTGCGATCCTGGAACACCTGTTCGCAAACCCGGTTCTTATCGCTGAGGTGACAGGTGCTGCAGATGTAGTTGACCAGGATGCTCAAAGCGAAAGCGGGCTGAGGCGTACCAACTGGCCCTTCTACCATGGTGTGGATGGGGCCCAAACTGGGTATTCACCTGATATAGGCCCTTCAAATGGAAAGCTAGCGTGGCGTTTCCCCAAACTAAACCAGGTTCCCCCGTCGCCGCCCATACTCCGTGACGGCAGGGTAACCATTTCGACGCTTAACTACTGTTTCGACGAGTTGACTGGAGAAAGGATTGATGCCAAACGAACCCAAATCGATGCCAGTTCATCCGGAGAACAGAAGGTGAAGGCCAAGAACTATGGCGACAGAATTGCTCTGTTCGAAGATGGGAAAATCCTCTGGGAACAGAATCTCGGGACAGAACTCAGGGGGGAGCCCACAGTCTATTCCGAAAGGCTATATGCAGGCAACAGCAAGGGTGAACTATTTGCTCTCGATAGAAGAGACGGAAATGTACTGTGGTCGTACGAGACGGATGAGAAAACAGAAGCGGCATACCAGTATTACTCCGCCCCTGCTGAATCCGGAGATCGGCTTTACGTCGGTGGAGCCGGGTCAATGGTGTATTGCCTCGATGCTGTTAAAGGTCGTCTTCTTTGGAAGCATAAGGTAAGCGATTGGATACGTTCAAAACCGCTGGTACTAGGGGATTTGGTTTATGTTGCCACATTAGACGGATATCTATATGGTTTGCGTGACGGTGGTAGCCAGGCCAAAGAAATAAGAAAAGTGAAAGTGAACGAACATGGATTCACCACGGACCTGGCGGGAAGTGATAAGGGAATATTGGCCGCCGGAAAAGATATGATCCTGTATTCCGTCTTTCCCGACACCTTTTTCCTGAACTGGAAACATGGGATCGTTGATGGTGCCTGGGTCGATGGCAATTTCTATCGGATCAAATTGGAGGGAGGACCACCATCGCTGACAGTCGCCGACGGGATTGTTTACTGTGGGGGAAAGGATCAATTTGTTCACGCGTTGAATGCAGAAACCGGAAGGGAGATCTGGAGGTTTGAGACCGGTGGCAAACTTGGAGCAGCCGTAACCGTGGTAGAAAACATGGTGGTTTTTGGCGTTTACGGTGGGAAGGGGGTGTATTACGCCCTCGATAAAGACACAGGCAACCAAATATGGAAGACGGAGGAATACGGCAATGTCTGGGTAGGAGCACAGTATAACGCAGGGAAGTTGTTTTTCGGGAATATGCACGGAATGATGTACGGGGCCGATGCAGCAAGCGGAAAAATGATCTGGTCATTCGACACAGCAAAAGATACCGGGAAAGAGAACTGGCGGAATATGAACAAGAGGGGGCATGGCTGGCCTCCGGGAATTTATCCCGTTCCTGTTGCGGATGCCAACAAGGTCTATACCGGTTCCTGGTCGGGCTATTACTTCGCCTTTGACCAGGAAACAGGGGAAATGGTATGGCGGACCCAGACGAACAATGGCAATCTGAACGGAGGACTCCCCGACTCTGCGGCTCCTGTTCTCTGGGGCAATCATGTCTACGTACAAAAGACAGGCAACATTCTCGCTGCACTGAATCGTGAAACCGGAACGATAGAATGGGAATGGACGGCTCCCAAAGGATATGGTCAGAATGGCACGGTCGCAGCCCATGATAATAAGATATTCGGCACCTACTTTGATGGCGGTCGCGCGTTCCCGATTAATGCTACGGTCATTGCTTTCGACGACGTGGCGCAAGGATCAGCCGAACTATGGCGTTATAGAGGCGGGGGCGGACTGACAGCCCCGGTCATCACCGATGGCAAACTCATTAATGTATCCTCAGCCGATCCCTTTATGGTCTGCCTTGACCCAGACGACGGCTCCGTAATCTGGCGGATATTCACGGGTGGCGTGATGCTGGAAGGTGTCCCAGCCATTTACGGAAACAAGGTGTATGCTCATTTCGATACCGATTGGATCTATGCAATCGAGTAG
- a CDS encoding NUDIX hydrolase, translating to MNGFVKILRFVTLSLLIFSCEVVAQDSISPNRNYFKLYVLNEKNEVLLVEYRSVWEPIGGGYNSSLNMEDYVRKLAMTANVKATEIRLRGLFSVFYNKSDQPIVYHYYTVRYTSGEIKTPEDCTGVKWVNLDEAGKIMGYEEMVEIYAKVLENRNLWGGTYRITKDNAKETREVEKLVDFFKLN from the coding sequence ATGAATGGTTTTGTGAAAATACTTAGATTTGTTACGTTGTCTCTACTGATATTCTCTTGTGAAGTTGTTGCGCAAGATTCAATAAGTCCCAATCGCAACTATTTTAAACTATATGTTCTCAATGAGAAAAACGAAGTTCTTCTTGTAGAATATAGGAGTGTTTGGGAACCCATCGGAGGTGGATACAATAGCAGTTTGAACATGGAAGATTATGTGAGGAAACTTGCTATGACGGCAAATGTCAAGGCGACGGAAATACGTTTGCGCGGACTTTTTAGTGTCTTCTATAACAAGAGCGATCAACCTATCGTTTATCATTACTATACAGTTCGATATACGTCAGGAGAGATCAAAACTCCCGAAGATTGCACGGGAGTGAAATGGGTCAACCTCGATGAGGCTGGAAAGATAATGGGGTATGAAGAAATGGTAGAGATATACGCGAAAGTTCTTGAGAATCGCAATTTGTGGGGTGGGACTTATCGAATCACTAAAGACAATGCAAAGGAGACGCGTGAGGTTGAAAAACTCGTGGATTTTTTCAAACTCAATTAG
- a CDS encoding radical SAM protein — translation MPHPHQHPHAAFAPEPGYRYTKSPRRVYWELTRACGLACKHCRAEAIKERLPDELTKDEAFTVLRALAEAKPMPVVVLTGGDPLERPDFFEIMDYAKSLKLHVDVAPSVTPKLTREAVFQLKEHGVGAMSLSLDGSDATRHDDLRGIPGCFDRTLEAAEHIAEAKIPMQVNTLVTADTLSDMPAIHERVGQMKPKRWSLFFLVTTGRGELLRQIEPEQAEELFQWLIEMGQKSNFMIATTEAPQYRRVLAKRQGGAGPPRVPGAGMRDGNGIMFISYRGDIMPSGFLPLSAGSVRESDPLTIYRDSELFTSLRDTSAFGGRCGACDLKDLCGGSRGRAYAATGDPLAEDPLCMYQPPA, via the coding sequence ATGCCTCATCCGCATCAACACCCCCACGCTGCCTTTGCACCCGAGCCGGGCTACCGATACACCAAGAGTCCGCGCCGTGTGTATTGGGAGCTGACGCGGGCTTGCGGGCTTGCCTGCAAGCACTGCCGGGCAGAGGCAATCAAAGAGCGCCTTCCGGACGAGCTTACCAAGGACGAAGCCTTCACCGTGCTGCGTGCCCTGGCTGAGGCCAAGCCGATGCCGGTGGTGGTGCTGACCGGAGGCGATCCGCTGGAGCGTCCCGATTTCTTCGAAATCATGGACTATGCGAAGTCTTTGAAGCTTCACGTTGACGTGGCGCCGAGCGTGACACCGAAGCTGACCCGCGAGGCCGTGTTTCAGCTGAAGGAGCACGGCGTGGGCGCCATGTCGCTCAGTCTCGACGGCTCCGACGCAACACGCCACGACGATCTACGTGGTATTCCTGGCTGCTTCGATCGGACGCTGGAGGCAGCCGAGCATATCGCCGAGGCGAAGATCCCCATGCAGGTCAACACGCTGGTCACGGCGGATACGCTCAGCGACATGCCCGCGATTCACGAGCGCGTCGGCCAAATGAAACCCAAACGCTGGAGCCTGTTTTTCTTGGTGACCACGGGGCGCGGTGAGTTGCTCCGACAAATCGAGCCCGAACAGGCCGAGGAATTGTTCCAGTGGCTGATCGAGATGGGTCAAAAGTCGAACTTTATGATCGCGACCACGGAAGCGCCCCAGTACCGCCGCGTGCTTGCGAAGCGGCAGGGCGGCGCCGGTCCGCCACGTGTGCCCGGCGCGGGGATGCGAGATGGCAACGGCATCATGTTCATTTCCTACCGAGGCGACATCATGCCCTCTGGCTTTTTGCCGCTCAGTGCAGGATCGGTCCGCGAGAGCGACCCGCTCACCATCTATCGAGACTCGGAACTGTTCACCAGTCTGCGCGACACATCGGCCTTCGGCGGCCGCTGTGGTGCCTGTGACTTGAAGGACTTGTGTGGTGGCTCACGCGGACGCGCCTACGCGGCGACCGGCGATCCACTGGCCGAAGATCCGCTCTGTATGTACCAGCCGCCAGCGTGA